Proteins encoded by one window of Bacillus sp. DTU_2020_1000418_1_SI_GHA_SEK_038:
- the shc gene encoding squalene--hopene cyclase yields the protein MKNAILDGINNLIEVLRKDQNPNGSWDYPFETGISTDCYMIILLRTLEINDEKLILDLTKRILSRQEGNGAWKLFYDEGEGNLTATVEAYYALLYSGYYQKEDNRLKAAKRFTLKKGGIDKAHMFTKIMLAITGQIKWPRFFPIPLEMILLPISFPINFYSFSEYGKVNLAPIMILADRKFQLKSSSSPDLSSLFIQRGSEFESEWDEWRSIFSTIEKGIKSLIGLPSQIHKLATEQTKQFMLHRIEPDGTLYGYFSSTFLMIFALLSLGVSKKDSLITNAINGLMRMKCEIKGFPHMQYTTATVWNTSLINYALQEAGVSVKDGMVIRANHYLLKRQHYKYGDWIINNPGALPGGWGFADMNTIHPDVDDTTSSLRSIARIAMTNPSYRPPWEKGVSWVLSMQNNDGGWPAFEKNTNSKLLQLLPIEKAEFLLTDPSSADLTGRTLEFLGNYTNLPKKYSPIQRGINWLTNSQEENGSWYGRWGICYIYGTWGAITGLRAAGVFPGHRTIAKAVNWLKVVQNPDGGWGESCKSDSDKSYVPLKASTLTHTAWALDALISAYDQPTKEIESGIQFILDNLNKDDWTTDYPKGQGMAGDFYLHYHSYRYIFPLLALAHYKGKYS from the coding sequence ATGAAAAATGCCATTTTGGATGGAATTAATAATCTTATAGAGGTGCTAAGAAAAGACCAAAACCCCAATGGCAGCTGGGATTATCCTTTTGAAACAGGCATTTCCACAGATTGCTATATGATTATTTTATTAAGGACATTAGAAATAAATGATGAAAAGTTAATTTTGGATCTGACGAAGAGGATTTTAAGCAGACAAGAAGGGAACGGGGCATGGAAGCTGTTTTATGATGAAGGAGAGGGGAATCTTACTGCCACTGTAGAAGCTTATTATGCGCTGCTATACTCTGGTTATTATCAGAAAGAGGACAATAGATTAAAGGCTGCCAAAAGATTTACTTTGAAAAAAGGCGGCATAGATAAAGCGCATATGTTTACAAAAATCATGCTGGCCATAACAGGGCAAATAAAGTGGCCAAGGTTTTTCCCTATTCCATTAGAAATGATTTTACTCCCGATTTCCTTCCCAATAAATTTCTATAGTTTTTCGGAATATGGAAAGGTAAATCTCGCCCCGATCATGATTCTTGCAGATCGAAAGTTTCAGCTTAAATCAAGCAGCAGTCCCGATTTATCAAGTTTATTCATACAGAGAGGATCAGAGTTTGAAAGTGAATGGGATGAATGGCGTTCTATTTTCTCAACCATTGAAAAAGGGATAAAAAGTTTAATAGGATTGCCAAGCCAAATTCATAAACTGGCAACAGAACAGACGAAGCAATTTATGCTTCATCGAATTGAGCCAGACGGAACCCTTTATGGTTATTTTAGCTCTACATTTCTGATGATTTTCGCGTTACTGTCTCTTGGGGTTTCAAAAAAAGATTCATTAATTACAAACGCAATCAATGGCTTAATGAGAATGAAATGTGAAATTAAGGGATTTCCCCATATGCAATACACAACTGCAACCGTGTGGAATACTTCATTAATCAATTATGCTTTGCAGGAAGCTGGGGTTTCTGTTAAAGATGGAATGGTGATAAGAGCAAACCATTACTTGCTGAAAAGACAGCATTATAAATATGGGGACTGGATCATTAATAATCCAGGTGCACTTCCTGGAGGTTGGGGTTTTGCTGATATGAATACTATCCACCCAGATGTAGATGATACTACCTCTTCATTAAGATCGATTGCAAGAATCGCTATGACGAATCCGAGTTACCGTCCGCCCTGGGAAAAAGGAGTGTCATGGGTATTATCTATGCAAAATAACGATGGTGGGTGGCCCGCTTTTGAAAAAAACACAAACAGCAAGTTACTGCAGCTATTGCCAATTGAAAAAGCAGAGTTTCTCCTGACTGACCCTTCTTCTGCAGATTTGACAGGGAGAACTCTAGAATTTCTCGGAAACTATACAAATCTACCAAAGAAATATTCTCCTATCCAAAGGGGAATTAACTGGCTGACTAATAGCCAAGAAGAGAATGGCTCCTGGTATGGAAGATGGGGAATTTGCTATATTTATGGAACGTGGGGCGCTATTACAGGGCTTAGAGCAGCTGGAGTTTTTCCCGGACATCGAACTATTGCAAAAGCGGTCAATTGGTTGAAGGTAGTCCAAAATCCGGATGGCGGCTGGGGAGAGTCTTGTAAAAGTGATAGTGATAAAAGTTACGTTCCTTTAAAGGCAAGTACGTTAACGCATACTGCTTGGGCCTTAGATGCATTAATTTCGGCATATGACCAGCCAACTAAGGAAATAGAGTCTGGGATACAATTTATTTTAGATAACCTTAATAAAGATGACTGGACAACTGATTACCCAAAGGGCCAAGGAATGGCAGGAGACTTTTATCTTCACTACCACAGCTACCGCTATATTTTCCCACTGCTGGCATTAGCACATTATAAGGGGAAATATTCCTAA
- a CDS encoding DUF4350 domain-containing protein, which yields MLKSTSKGRAWIYLLVLLILFMMISFFSFSPEPKHYPNYVTESPSPTGVKAFYTYLTKEKKVKKWSHAPNLLSNGEKNQLLIMAEPYFFPKDEEMEAYIDFMEAGHTILLFKMNPKGMFDLTTAPISGEAASDGVTDVYSLDGNIFRAEISSTVRLQTNELDEILLSDQEGTVAVKRFFGKGQLIVSIAPEWMANGKILDYDHLSLLSALLTEEEAYTILFDEYIHGGENAAKMSALYPKWFLMLMLQGIIIAVLFLWHKGKRFGPIDTPREETVRFSDESLQALSAWYIRGRRYRDSLLIQADYVKLLMQERWGIPYGKQWVDLSDVLVRKRINMPQKEIQSFLLGLSTILANEKINKQEYLLWSRKLDRLKKEVEER from the coding sequence TTGTTGAAATCTACTTCAAAAGGACGAGCATGGATTTATCTGCTCGTACTACTAATCTTATTTATGATGATTAGTTTTTTCTCTTTTTCTCCAGAGCCTAAGCATTATCCAAATTATGTAACGGAATCGCCCTCTCCAACAGGTGTAAAGGCTTTTTATACGTATTTAACCAAGGAAAAGAAAGTGAAGAAATGGTCCCATGCTCCTAATCTTTTAAGTAATGGTGAGAAAAATCAACTACTAATAATGGCAGAACCATATTTCTTCCCAAAAGATGAAGAAATGGAAGCTTACATCGACTTTATGGAAGCAGGTCATACAATTCTATTATTTAAAATGAATCCTAAAGGGATGTTTGATTTGACAACTGCCCCAATTAGCGGGGAAGCCGCTTCTGATGGTGTAACTGATGTTTACAGCCTTGATGGGAATATATTTCGAGCGGAAATAAGCTCAACTGTACGTCTGCAAACAAATGAGCTGGATGAAATTTTATTGTCTGATCAAGAGGGTACAGTCGCTGTAAAACGTTTTTTTGGCAAGGGGCAATTAATCGTTTCCATTGCTCCAGAGTGGATGGCAAATGGGAAAATATTAGACTATGATCATCTTTCACTCCTATCAGCTCTCTTAACTGAGGAGGAAGCATATACGATATTATTTGATGAATACATACACGGCGGGGAGAACGCAGCAAAGATGTCAGCCTTATATCCAAAATGGTTCTTGATGCTGATGCTGCAAGGGATAATCATTGCTGTTCTGTTTCTTTGGCACAAAGGAAAGCGGTTCGGGCCAATCGATACTCCAAGAGAAGAAACGGTTAGATTTAGCGATGAGAGCCTTCAGGCTTTATCAGCTTGGTATATTCGCGGCCGGAGATACCGTGATTCATTATTAATACAGGCAGATTATGTGAAGCTTCTCATGCAGGAAAGATGGGGTATTCCTTATGGTAAACAATGGGTGGACCTCTCAGATGTTCTAGTACGAAAACGGATAAATATGCCGCAGAAGGAAATTCAATCTTTTCTGTTAGGTTTATCCACTATTTTAGCCAATGAAAAAATTAACAAGCAGGAATACTTGCTTTGGTCGAGAAAACTTGATCGTTTAAAGAAAGAGGTGGAAGAAAGATGA
- a CDS encoding MoxR family ATPase: protein MRTELSALLDKYEERILGQRLNLRLLLSAILAGGHVLLEGVPGTGKTQMVRTLANLLGGNFNRIQFTPDLLPSDITGSTIYNMKDSTFQTLKGPVFTNILLADEINRTPAKTQAALLEAMEEKQVTIQGETYQLPDVFFVVATQNPIEFEGTYPLPEAQQDRFLFKLQIDFPDFEEEKNVLKQVIENSFDSSLVTPLLDMNSFLSIKKEIQKATIGEGVLDYIMQIVRKTRESESIRFGASTRAAISIGKAAKSWSYLAGRDYVTPDDIKIVAKSALRHRIQLSPHIELEGVTVDQIIEELVGSIPVPR, encoded by the coding sequence ATGAGGACGGAATTATCAGCCTTATTAGATAAATATGAAGAGCGTATTTTAGGACAGAGATTAAATCTTCGGCTTCTACTATCAGCCATTTTAGCAGGAGGCCATGTACTGTTAGAAGGGGTTCCTGGAACTGGTAAAACACAAATGGTACGAACTCTTGCCAACCTGCTTGGCGGCAACTTTAACCGAATTCAATTTACTCCAGATCTTCTGCCTAGTGATATAACAGGAAGCACCATTTACAACATGAAAGACAGCACATTCCAAACATTAAAAGGTCCTGTATTTACGAATATTCTATTAGCAGATGAAATAAACCGGACACCTGCGAAGACGCAAGCAGCACTTCTAGAAGCAATGGAAGAAAAGCAAGTAACCATTCAAGGGGAAACGTATCAGCTGCCCGATGTCTTTTTTGTAGTGGCAACGCAAAACCCGATTGAATTTGAAGGAACCTATCCATTGCCAGAGGCACAGCAGGATCGATTCTTATTTAAGCTTCAAATTGACTTCCCAGATTTTGAAGAAGAGAAAAATGTTTTAAAGCAGGTTATTGAAAACAGCTTTGACAGTAGTTTAGTTACTCCATTACTTGATATGAACAGTTTTCTTTCGATAAAAAAGGAAATTCAGAAAGCTACAATTGGAGAAGGGGTATTAGACTATATCATGCAAATCGTTCGAAAAACACGTGAATCAGAGTCTATTCGTTTTGGGGCAAGTACGAGAGCAGCCATTTCCATTGGGAAAGCAGCGAAAAGCTGGTCATATCTTGCTGGTAGGGACTATGTCACACCAGATGATATAAAAATCGTTGCAAAATCAGCGTTAAGACATCGAATTCAGTTATCTCCACATATAGAATTGGAGGGAGTGACCGTTGACCAAATCATTGAAGAGCTTGTGGGGTCGATTCCTGTTCCAAGATAG
- a CDS encoding DUF4129 domain-containing protein, producing the protein MLETNKAKDELQRILDGKEYRVYYNDSKSMIEIWWEEAKKWIAEQLSKLFPSIESTSGASGLILIIILIIVVVLLSIAVFLVARNMKRNRMLRDQKPLQSMQELNWTFQEHLLEARKLEALGDYTLSTRHMFLALLLYLHEKEWLEARIWKTNWEYYDELQKINPSWAENFYHLAHLFDEATYGEREITKVEYDQFCNEAMFWLQEPIAKLEG; encoded by the coding sequence ATGTTGGAGACGAACAAGGCAAAGGATGAGCTTCAGCGAATATTAGATGGCAAGGAATATCGAGTTTATTATAACGATTCTAAAAGTATGATAGAGATTTGGTGGGAAGAAGCGAAAAAATGGATTGCAGAGCAACTCTCTAAACTTTTTCCTTCAATTGAATCAACTAGCGGTGCATCAGGATTAATTTTAATTATTATTCTTATCATCGTTGTTGTTCTGCTCAGTATCGCTGTATTTTTAGTTGCCCGAAATATGAAACGAAATCGAATGCTTCGTGACCAAAAGCCCCTCCAATCAATGCAGGAATTGAATTGGACGTTTCAGGAGCATTTATTAGAAGCTAGGAAACTTGAGGCTTTAGGGGATTATACATTATCAACCCGGCATATGTTTTTAGCTCTGCTTCTTTATTTACACGAGAAGGAGTGGCTGGAGGCAAGGATTTGGAAAACGAACTGGGAGTATTATGATGAGCTCCAGAAAATAAATCCTAGCTGGGCTGAAAATTTTTATCATCTTGCCCATTTATTTGACGAAGCCACATACGGTGAGCGTGAAATTACGAAAGTAGAATACGATCAGTTTTGCAATGAAGCCATGTTTTGGCTGCAGGAACCAATTGCTAAGCTTGAGGGATAA